A genomic stretch from Theobroma cacao cultivar B97-61/B2 chromosome 4, Criollo_cocoa_genome_V2, whole genome shotgun sequence includes:
- the LOC18601053 gene encoding probable metal-nicotianamine transporter YSL6, protein MGTEISEPLIVDKKDIDGGGVELERIPEWKEQITIRGLAVSALLGALFCIITHKLNLTVGIIPSLNVGAGLLGFFFVKSWTGFLTKLGFQVSPFTKQENTVIQTCVVACYGLAFSGGFGTYMIAMDERTYQLIGADYPGNRAEDIKNPGLGWMTGFLFVVSFLGLFSLVPLRKVMVMDYKLTYPSGTATAMLINSFHTNTGAELAGKQVKCLGKYLSISLVWSCFKWFFSGIGDSCGFDNFPSFGLTLFKNTFYFDFSPTYVGCGLICPHIVNCSVLLGAIISWGFLWPFISAHAGDWYPSGLESNDFKGLYGYKVFIAIALILGDGLYNLIKIVYITVKEIYNKSTKQSKLPIVNEVIDGESSKGLAEQRKRDEVFLKDRIPTWFAASGYVALAAISTATIPIIFPPLKWYLVLISYIIAPALAFCNSYGAGLTDWSLTSTYGKIGLFIIASLVGNNGGVIAGLAACGVMMSIVSTAADLMQDLKTGYLTLSSAKSMFVSQIVGTAMGCVIAPLTFWLFWTAFDIGSPDGPYKAPYAVIFREMAILGIEGFSELPKHCLALCCGFFVGALVVNLLRDVTPKKVSQFIPIPMAMAIPFYIGAYFAVDMFVGTVILYIWERINRRDADDYAGAVASGLICGDGIWTIPSAILSIFRIDPPICMYFGPSLSS, encoded by the exons ATGGGAACCGAGATATCGGAGCCGTTGATTGTCGACAAGAAAGACATCGACGGCGGCGGAGTCGAGTTGGAGCGGATTCCGGAATGGAAAGAGCAGATAACGATCAGAGGACTCGCCGTGAGCGCCTTGTTAGGGGCTCTCTTTTGCATCATCACACACAAGCTGAATCTAACAGTGGGGATTATTCCGTCGTTGAACGTCGGCGCTGGATTGCTCGGATTCTTCTTCGTGAAATCGTGGACCGGTTTTTTGACTAAGTTAGGGTTTCAAGTTTCGCCTTTTACCAAACAAGAAAACACCGTCATTCAAACTTGCGTCGTCGCTTGTTACGGCCTCGCGTTTAGCG GGGGATTTGGAACTTATATGATTGCAATGGATGAGAGAACATATCAACTTATCGGTGCTGATTACCCTGGAAACCGAGCGGAAGATATTAAGAATCCGGGGTTAGGCTGGATGACTGGTTTTCTCTTTGTTGTCAGCTTTCTTGGACTGTTTAGTCTTGTTCCACTACGTAAG GTCATGGTCATGGATTACAAACTTACATATCCGAGTGGGACAGCCACGGCAATGTTGATAAATAGTTTTCACACCAACACTGGAGCTGAGCTTGCAGG GAAGCAAGTCAAGTGTCTTGGAAAATATCTGAGCATAAGTTTAGTTTGGAGCTGCTTCAAGTGGTTTTTCAGTGGCATTGGAGATTCTTGTGGTTTTGATAATTTTCCCAGCTTTGGGTTAACACTGTTCAAAAACAC GTTCTATTTTGATTTTAGTCCAACCTATGTTGGTTGTGGTCTTATTTGCCCTCACATAGTAAACTGCTCAGTTCTTCTCGGGGCTATCATATCGTGGGGTTTTCTGTGGCCCTTCATTTCTGCACATGCTGGGGACTGGTACCCTTCTGGCCTGGAGAGCAATGATTTTAAAGGTCTGTACGGGTATAAG GTCTTCATAGCTATTGCTCTTATCCTTGGGGATGGTCTTTACAACCTGATTAAGATAGTATACATAACTGTGAAGGAAATATACAACAAAAGCACCAAACAAAGCAAACTTCCCATTGTTAATGAGGTTATAG ATGGTGAGAGTTCTAAAGGACTAGCAGAGCAGAGAAAAAGAGATGAGGTATTTCTTAAAGACAGGATACCTACTTGGTTTGCTGCTTCTGGATATGTGGCCTTGGCTGCTATATCAACAGCTACTATTCCTATCATCTTTCCACCCCTGAAGTGGTATCTGGTTCTCATTTCATACATTATTGCTCCCGCCCTTGCCTTCTGCAACTCTTATGGAGCTGGACTTACGGACTGGAGCCTGACATCCACTTATGGGAAGATTGGTCTTTTCATTATAGCATCATTAGTTGGAAACAATGGTGGAGTCATAGCCGGTTTGGCAGCCTGTGGGGTTATGATGTCCATTGTCTCCACTGCAGCTGATCTAATGCAAGATTTAAAGACTGGTTACCTCACTCTATCATCAGCCAAGTCTATGTTTGTGAGCCAGATAGTGGGAACAGCCATGGGCTGTGTCATTGCTCCACTCACATTCTGGTTGTTTTGGACTGCTTTTGACATTGGGTCACCTGATGGTCCATACAAAGCACCTTATGCTGTGATATTCAGGGAAATGGCCATTCTTGGTATTGAGGGCTTCTCAGAGCTGCCCAAGCATTGTCTAGCTTTATGTTGTGGATTCTTTGTGGGTGCCTTGGTCGTAAACCTCTTAAGGGATGTGACTCCCAAGAAAGTTTCGCAGTTTATTCCTATTCCAATGGCTATGGCAATTCCATTCTATATTGGAGCTTACTTTGCTGTTGACATGTTTGTTGGAACAGTAATATTGTATATATGGGAACGAATTAACCGGAGGGATGCAGACGATTATGCAGGGGCAGTTGCTTCAGGTTTAATTTGCGGTGATGGTATATGGACCATACCGTCAGCCATTCTCTCCATCTTCAGGATCGATCCACCTATCTGCATGTACTTTGGGCCTTCTCTGAGTAGTTGA